The following coding sequences are from one Lycium ferocissimum isolate CSIRO_LF1 chromosome 3, AGI_CSIRO_Lferr_CH_V1, whole genome shotgun sequence window:
- the LOC132048902 gene encoding uncharacterized protein LOC132048902 has translation MNGAMEAANKNIKKILRKSIDNYKDWHEQFPYALLAYRTTARTSTGATPYLLVYGTEAVIPVEVVIPSLQIIQEAELDDAEWIRKRHEQLALIEEKRMIAICHGQFYQQRMVRAFNKHVRTRIFQVGQLVLKRIFLNQEEYKGSSCQTGKGLIWCERCYREERLSSLKWMAKSGQEQ, from the coding sequence ATGAATGGAGCTATGGAAGctgccaacaaaaacatcaagaagatCCTCAGAAAGAGTATTGATAACTACAAAGACTGGCATGAACAATTTCCATATGCATTACTGGCATATCGCACAACAGCCAGAACTTCAACCGGAGCTACTCCATATTTGCTGGTCTATGGCACTGAGGCAGTGATACCAGTCGAAGTAGTAATCCCTTCTCTTCAAATCATACAAGAAGCAGAATTGGACGATGCGGAGTGGATCCGTAAAAGGCATGAGCAACTAGCTTTGATAGAAGAAAAAAGGATGATCGCCATTTGCCATGGTCAGTTTTACCAACAAAGAATGGTGCGAGCCTTCAACAAACATGTGAGAACTAGAATTTTCCAAGTAGGGCAATTGGTGCTCAAACGGATATTCCtaaatcaagaagaatacaaaggaagtTCGTGCCAAACTGGCAAGGGCCTTATATGGTGCGAAAGGTGTTATCGGGAGGAGCGGTTGTCCTCGCTGAAATGGATGGCCAAGAGTGGCCAAGAGCAATAA